One window from the genome of Aricia agestis chromosome 6, ilAriAges1.1, whole genome shotgun sequence encodes:
- the LOC121728213 gene encoding uncharacterized protein LOC121728213 produces the protein MYLECGGSGSPTPRGNEASRKRIAQSQSSQSQAGGDAPLAKRSLIPSSSTSSRPLREDGISYQVNYGSEEETDDDVDEDEIGPLNNREISRVARAYMGLDDDEVSEIDTTVCLSWPPPPLSSPSPLPSTSNPSLPDLEKFNFNWSAFPQLQVAPDLRREPFSDINCGPTVPIASPYDAFTAIWDRSIMEYIADETNAYAQQNVALDESLTMWKGWLDINQFIRNKAAAVGIKTYENVDTTGVVYHRLGN, from the exons AT GTACTTAGAATGCGGCGGCAGTGGTTCGCCCACACCTCGTGGCAACGAAGCGTCCCGTAAGCGAAT AGCCCAGTCGCAATCGTCGCAATCGCAGGCAGGAGGTGATGCCCCTTTGGCGAAACGGTCctt AATACCATCTTCATCCACCTCATCGCGTCCTCTTCGTGAAGATGGGATAAGTTATCAGGTGAACTATG GCAGCGAAGAGGAGACCGATGATGACGTTGATGAAGACGAAATCGGGCCCCTCAACAACCGCGAAATCAGTCGGGTAGCCCGAGCTTACATGGGGCTGGACGACGATGAAGTGAGCGAAATTGACACGACTGTATGTCTTTCATGGCCTCCTCCTCCTCTTTCGTCTCCTTCTCCACTTCCCTCAACTTCCAATCCTTCTCTTCCA GACctagaaaaatttaattttaactggAGCGCGTTTCCGCAACTTCAGGTTGCACCAGACCTGAGGAGGGAGCCATTCTCCGACATCAATTGTGGACCCACTGTTCCAATTGCGAGCCCGTATGATGCATTTACTGCCATATGGGATCGCAGCATTATGGAATACATCGCTGACGAGACCAATGCCTATGCTCAGCAG AATGTTGCGTTAGACGAAAGTCTTACGATGTGGAAAGGCTGGTTAGACATTAATCAGTTTATCCGCAATAAGGCGGCTGCAGTCGGCATTAAAACATACGAG aatgttgatactacTGGTGTCGTCTACCACCGGCtcgggaactaa